DNA from Thermovirga sp.:
GTCTCAATTTCGGGCGCCAGTTGCCGATTCATCAGGGCTAATTGGAACTCGTACTCGAAATCCGAGAGAGCTCTCAATCCCCGGATGATGACGCGACACTGCTCGGCTCTCATGAAATCAACCAGTAAACCTTCGAAATGCTTGATACGTATATTGGGGAGATGGCTCAAGGCCTCCCTGGTCATGGTTTCCCTTTCTTCCTTCGAGAAGGTGTACTTTTTTTGGCTGTTGTTGAGCACACCCACGGTAAGATCGCCGAATATGGCGGCG
Protein-coding regions in this window:
- the coaD gene encoding pantetheine-phosphate adenylyltransferase; translated protein: MYPGSFDPITNGHIYIAERAAAIFGDLTVGVLNNSQKKYTFSKEERETMTREALSHLPNIRIKHFEGLLVDFMRAEQCRVIIRGLRALSDFEYEFQLALMNRQLAPEIET